One part of the Amphiura filiformis chromosome 5, Afil_fr2py, whole genome shotgun sequence genome encodes these proteins:
- the LOC140153005 gene encoding uncharacterized protein isoform X1 has product MASAAPSGNDDHHNGATHKNEKHDATIIRWNRDHHEVSIQSRGAPQTEGTGSMQPGSHMEKLVNKFKNVNKIGNKFSKLRKKVPKAPKVLKDVQPDIKETLKTLDSCSDFTCKEAADALEYLSHLSEVEDKTLRKNIATYLLEQNYCPLFIRIATNLQKSRQDGESAADQQWFYNLMVLESAYANFAYECPGLGHEFGLQNGPDVLFKDLKEIKQTLANPAVDWACDIATASLGVLHSCFYANVENREIYKQANAAEILMGYCETNNMAAKATSILLLLYITGDLSSDFLDGNVDCVGHMTELLKQAVQNKDHTVAAGNSRLSARELLNCLNLMAVNDANREEIEKRGGVVSMNRMLQPDFSEEEQRISAVGLWNLATESVRRKASSATVADITKSLKSLKKSANKALREASTFALWEIDDRLKQKPGHRTRETGTEPEPSICRSNKPKVPHVMLSYQWSSQKRVLEIRDALVKAGYKVWMDVDKMKGNILTAMADAVEKAAVVVVCMTMKYKDSLNCRSEASYAYKHSKPIVPVILEEGYKPDGWLGLFVGMQLYYELHSNELMEQNLPALIRDIGRRGAATKLADTCMPEFEQSEEGDFNKDEVPPTMRKMSTVSTSSVSEIQDWTTQRVQQWFKENGLQELCSPLDFCDGQHLQDMYIRYKQAPDTFRNDLKSDLKLSFTASVKFTTALEKLPKDLQQ; this is encoded by the exons GTAATGATGACCACCATAATGGCGCAACGCATAAGAATGAGAAACACGATGCTACCATCATTAGATGGAATCGAGATCATCATGAAGTGTCCATCCAATCTCGTGGTGCTCCGCAAACCGAGGGTACAGGCTCAATGCAGCCAGGCTCTC ATATGGAGAAGCTGGTgaataaattcaaaaatgtcaataaaatcggCAACAAGTTCAGCAAGTTGCGCAAGAAGGTTCCCAAAGCGCCAAAAGTTCTTAAAGACGTTCAACCAGATATAAAAGAAACATTGAAAACACTAGATAGTTGTTCAGATTTTACTTGTAAGGAGGCCGCAGATGCTTTGGAGTATCTAAGTCATTTATCTGAAGTTGAAGATAAAACTTTGCGTAAGAACATCGCAACATATCTCTTAGAACAGAATTATTGCCCTTTGTTTATTAGGATAGCTACAAATCTTCAAAAGAGCAGGCAAGATGGAGAATCGGCAGCCGATCAACAGTGGTTTTATAATCTAATGGTTCTTGAATCTGCGTACGCAAATTTCGCTTATGAATGTCCAGGACTTGGTCACGAATTTGGTCTTCAGAATGGTCCAGATGTTTTGTTCAAAGATCTGAAAGAAATAAAGCAGACCTTGGCAAATCCAGCGGTGGATTGGGCATGCGATATAGCAACCGCATCACTTGGAGTTTTGCACAGCTGTTTTTACGCCAATGTTGAAAATCGCGAAATCTACAAACAAGCAAACGCTGCAGAGATTTTGATGGGTTATTGTGAGACAAATAATATGGCTGCAAAAGCAACATCAATTCTTCTGCTTTTATACATCACAGGAGATTTAAGTAGTGATTTCTTGGATGGCAATGTGGACTGTGTAGGCCATATGACTGAACTGTTGAAACAGGCGGTGCAGAATAAGGACCACACTGTTGCTGCAGGTAATAGCCGATTGTCTGCCCGGGAGCTGCTCAATTGTTTAAACCTTATGGCTGTCAATGATGCTAACAGGGAGGAGATAGAGAAACGTGGAGGTGTAGTGTCGATGAACAGAATGTTACAACCTGATTTTTCTGAGGAAGAACAGAGGATTTCAGCAGTCGGCCTGTGGAATCTGGCAACGGAGTCTGTCAGACGCAAAGCCTCATCGGCCACGGTGGCAGATATAACTAAGT CTTTAAAATCACTCAAGAAATCAGCAAATAAAGCTCTTCGAGAAGCCAGTACATTTGCCCTATGGGAAATAGATGATCGATTGAAACAAAAACCAGGTCATAGGACTAGAGAAACGGGAACCGAACCGGAGCCGTCGATATGCAGATCTAACAAGCCCAAAGTACCCCACGTTATGCTTAGCTACCAATGGAGTTCGCAGAAACGAGTACTTGAAATCAGGGATGCACTTGTGAAAGCCGGGTATAAAGTATGGATGGACGTTGATAAAATGA AGGGCAACATTCTCACTGCAATGGCTGATGCTGTCGAGAAAGCTGCTGTTGTCGTGGTTTGTATGACCATGAAGTACAAAGACAGCTTGAACTGCCGTTCAG AAGCCAGTTACGCTTACAAGCACTCCAAACCAATCGTCCCTGTTATCTTGGAAGAAGGTTACAAACCAGATGGGTGGTTAGGTCTATTTGTCGGTATGCAGTTATATTATGAACTGCATTCTAATGAGCTTATGGAGCAGAACTTGCCAGCATTGATACGAGATATCGGTAGGAGAGGTGCTGCTACTAAACTAGCTGATACCTGTATGCCAGAGTTCGAACAATCTGAAGAGGGTGATTTTAACAAAG ATGAAGTACCACCTACAATGCGCAAGATGTCAACTGTATCAACATCTAGTGTCAGTGAAATCCAAGATTGGACAACTCAACGCGTCCAACAATGGTTCAAAGAAAACGGTCTGCAAGAATTGTGTTCTCCTCTGGATTTTTGTGATGGTCAACATCTTCAAGATATGTACATTAGGTACAAACAAGCACCGGACACATTCCGGAATGACTTGAAATCAGACTTGAAACTGTCATTCACAGCCAGTGTTAAATTTACTACTGCACTAGAGAAACTGCCCAAAGATCTCCAACAATAA
- the LOC140153005 gene encoding uncharacterized protein isoform X2, with the protein MASAAPSDMEKLVNKFKNVNKIGNKFSKLRKKVPKAPKVLKDVQPDIKETLKTLDSCSDFTCKEAADALEYLSHLSEVEDKTLRKNIATYLLEQNYCPLFIRIATNLQKSRQDGESAADQQWFYNLMVLESAYANFAYECPGLGHEFGLQNGPDVLFKDLKEIKQTLANPAVDWACDIATASLGVLHSCFYANVENREIYKQANAAEILMGYCETNNMAAKATSILLLLYITGDLSSDFLDGNVDCVGHMTELLKQAVQNKDHTVAAGNSRLSARELLNCLNLMAVNDANREEIEKRGGVVSMNRMLQPDFSEEEQRISAVGLWNLATESVRRKASSATVADITKSLKSLKKSANKALREASTFALWEIDDRLKQKPGHRTRETGTEPEPSICRSNKPKVPHVMLSYQWSSQKRVLEIRDALVKAGYKVWMDVDKMKGNILTAMADAVEKAAVVVVCMTMKYKDSLNCRSEASYAYKHSKPIVPVILEEGYKPDGWLGLFVGMQLYYELHSNELMEQNLPALIRDIGRRGAATKLADTCMPEFEQSEEGDFNKDEVPPTMRKMSTVSTSSVSEIQDWTTQRVQQWFKENGLQELCSPLDFCDGQHLQDMYIRYKQAPDTFRNDLKSDLKLSFTASVKFTTALEKLPKDLQQ; encoded by the exons ATATGGAGAAGCTGGTgaataaattcaaaaatgtcaataaaatcggCAACAAGTTCAGCAAGTTGCGCAAGAAGGTTCCCAAAGCGCCAAAAGTTCTTAAAGACGTTCAACCAGATATAAAAGAAACATTGAAAACACTAGATAGTTGTTCAGATTTTACTTGTAAGGAGGCCGCAGATGCTTTGGAGTATCTAAGTCATTTATCTGAAGTTGAAGATAAAACTTTGCGTAAGAACATCGCAACATATCTCTTAGAACAGAATTATTGCCCTTTGTTTATTAGGATAGCTACAAATCTTCAAAAGAGCAGGCAAGATGGAGAATCGGCAGCCGATCAACAGTGGTTTTATAATCTAATGGTTCTTGAATCTGCGTACGCAAATTTCGCTTATGAATGTCCAGGACTTGGTCACGAATTTGGTCTTCAGAATGGTCCAGATGTTTTGTTCAAAGATCTGAAAGAAATAAAGCAGACCTTGGCAAATCCAGCGGTGGATTGGGCATGCGATATAGCAACCGCATCACTTGGAGTTTTGCACAGCTGTTTTTACGCCAATGTTGAAAATCGCGAAATCTACAAACAAGCAAACGCTGCAGAGATTTTGATGGGTTATTGTGAGACAAATAATATGGCTGCAAAAGCAACATCAATTCTTCTGCTTTTATACATCACAGGAGATTTAAGTAGTGATTTCTTGGATGGCAATGTGGACTGTGTAGGCCATATGACTGAACTGTTGAAACAGGCGGTGCAGAATAAGGACCACACTGTTGCTGCAGGTAATAGCCGATTGTCTGCCCGGGAGCTGCTCAATTGTTTAAACCTTATGGCTGTCAATGATGCTAACAGGGAGGAGATAGAGAAACGTGGAGGTGTAGTGTCGATGAACAGAATGTTACAACCTGATTTTTCTGAGGAAGAACAGAGGATTTCAGCAGTCGGCCTGTGGAATCTGGCAACGGAGTCTGTCAGACGCAAAGCCTCATCGGCCACGGTGGCAGATATAACTAAGT CTTTAAAATCACTCAAGAAATCAGCAAATAAAGCTCTTCGAGAAGCCAGTACATTTGCCCTATGGGAAATAGATGATCGATTGAAACAAAAACCAGGTCATAGGACTAGAGAAACGGGAACCGAACCGGAGCCGTCGATATGCAGATCTAACAAGCCCAAAGTACCCCACGTTATGCTTAGCTACCAATGGAGTTCGCAGAAACGAGTACTTGAAATCAGGGATGCACTTGTGAAAGCCGGGTATAAAGTATGGATGGACGTTGATAAAATGA AGGGCAACATTCTCACTGCAATGGCTGATGCTGTCGAGAAAGCTGCTGTTGTCGTGGTTTGTATGACCATGAAGTACAAAGACAGCTTGAACTGCCGTTCAG AAGCCAGTTACGCTTACAAGCACTCCAAACCAATCGTCCCTGTTATCTTGGAAGAAGGTTACAAACCAGATGGGTGGTTAGGTCTATTTGTCGGTATGCAGTTATATTATGAACTGCATTCTAATGAGCTTATGGAGCAGAACTTGCCAGCATTGATACGAGATATCGGTAGGAGAGGTGCTGCTACTAAACTAGCTGATACCTGTATGCCAGAGTTCGAACAATCTGAAGAGGGTGATTTTAACAAAG ATGAAGTACCACCTACAATGCGCAAGATGTCAACTGTATCAACATCTAGTGTCAGTGAAATCCAAGATTGGACAACTCAACGCGTCCAACAATGGTTCAAAGAAAACGGTCTGCAAGAATTGTGTTCTCCTCTGGATTTTTGTGATGGTCAACATCTTCAAGATATGTACATTAGGTACAAACAAGCACCGGACACATTCCGGAATGACTTGAAATCAGACTTGAAACTGTCATTCACAGCCAGTGTTAAATTTACTACTGCACTAGAGAAACTGCCCAAAGATCTCCAACAATAA